In one Sphingobacterium daejeonense genomic region, the following are encoded:
- a CDS encoding SNF2-related protein, translating to MQQVDTLTSYRLVYSLGKHPYLGYLIEPHIVHLNQNGSYSLSYKRVFSNTVDEFANALDDVDYELIRLCDEIEQTQVIKRFHKKAVRPADYFSKIFNDKLFDHIRPKIENRLLKILNNIGDKPLFLMSKDGYPAEQELRIAEKSTSILFHFRRNENETRYFPTLKYDGHRMEFMFKNADVIVNQQAWLLLENVLYHFDEELEGKKLTPFLNKRYISIPRNTEKKYFETFVTTLIEKHHVYAEGLDIINYREQAVPQLRIVYSPDQEAQLQLFFQYGEYCFPAGAQHPVTVRYVFDKENQSHKFFRIKRSLQWEENKADTLEDFGLEKADALFGSYHPKSTLSGLRPSSIEWVNDHISELTDAGFHIVQTDSDKKFLIGKTSISIEVSEKNDWFDISAIVRFGDYEIPFINLRQHILNKIQEFELPNGEIAIIPQEWFSQYEHLFQFSSQKEGIRLSRAHIGLVHDISEHTQVTLQRKLNKLGEFDEINDVDTPVGFKGSLRPYQKAGYNWFHFLGEYRFGGLLADDMGLGKTVQTLALLQHQKEQLTGTDQPKTSLLIVPTSLIFNWQKEAEKFTPKLRVLLHTGTYRSKDNFAFSHFDLIITTYGVARIDEELLSGFYFNYVILDESQNIKKP from the coding sequence ATGCAGCAGGTCGATACTCTAACTTCTTACCGTTTAGTCTACTCATTAGGGAAACATCCCTATTTGGGTTATCTTATCGAACCTCATATTGTCCATTTAAATCAAAATGGCTCCTATTCCCTCTCCTACAAAAGAGTTTTTAGCAATACAGTCGACGAATTTGCCAATGCTCTGGATGATGTTGATTATGAATTAATCAGACTATGTGATGAGATTGAGCAGACTCAAGTCATCAAGCGTTTTCATAAAAAAGCAGTAAGACCGGCAGACTATTTCAGCAAAATATTCAACGACAAGTTATTCGATCATATTCGTCCTAAAATTGAAAATAGACTTCTCAAGATCTTAAATAACATTGGTGACAAACCATTGTTTTTAATGAGCAAAGATGGCTATCCTGCAGAGCAAGAACTTAGGATTGCTGAAAAATCAACCAGCATATTATTCCATTTCCGCAGGAACGAAAATGAAACTCGGTATTTCCCAACATTGAAATACGATGGTCACAGAATGGAATTTATGTTTAAAAATGCTGATGTCATTGTTAATCAACAAGCTTGGCTATTGCTCGAAAACGTACTTTACCATTTTGATGAGGAGCTGGAAGGCAAAAAGTTAACTCCATTTTTAAATAAAAGATATATTTCAATTCCCCGAAATACAGAAAAGAAATATTTCGAAACTTTTGTTACCACATTAATTGAAAAACACCATGTCTATGCTGAAGGATTAGACATTATCAATTATAGGGAGCAAGCAGTTCCTCAACTTCGAATTGTTTACAGTCCAGACCAGGAGGCGCAGTTGCAGTTATTTTTTCAATATGGAGAATACTGTTTCCCTGCTGGAGCTCAACACCCTGTTACTGTCAGATATGTCTTTGACAAGGAAAATCAGTCCCACAAGTTCTTTAGAATAAAAAGATCTTTACAATGGGAAGAAAATAAAGCAGATACTTTGGAGGATTTTGGCCTAGAAAAAGCTGATGCCCTATTTGGATCTTATCACCCCAAATCAACACTTTCTGGATTGCGTCCTTCTAGCATTGAATGGGTAAATGATCATATATCAGAATTGACGGATGCCGGTTTTCATATTGTTCAAACCGATAGCGACAAGAAATTCTTGATTGGAAAAACCAGCATTAGCATTGAGGTTTCAGAAAAGAATGACTGGTTTGATATCAGCGCTATTGTAAGATTTGGCGATTATGAAATTCCTTTCATCAATTTACGTCAGCATATTTTAAATAAAATTCAGGAATTCGAATTACCAAATGGAGAAATAGCAATCATTCCACAAGAATGGTTTTCTCAATATGAGCATTTATTCCAGTTCTCTTCTCAAAAAGAAGGCATCAGATTAAGCCGTGCTCACATAGGTTTAGTACACGATATTTCAGAGCACACTCAAGTAACCCTGCAGCGCAAGCTCAACAAACTTGGCGAATTTGACGAAATTAACGATGTCGACACTCCAGTAGGTTTCAAAGGGTCCTTAAGACCCTATCAAAAAGCAGGATACAATTGGTTTCATTTTCTAGGAGAATATCGTTTTGGAGGATTACTTGCTGATGATATGGGTTTAGGAAAAACAGTTCAGACGCTTGCTCTTTTACAACATCAAAAGGAACAACTAACAGGAACAGACCAACCTAAGACATCTTTACTGATCGTTCCAACCTCATTGATATTCAACTGGCAGAAAGAAGCCGAGAAATTTACACCCAAATTGAGAGTGCTATTACATACTGGCACCTATCGAAGTAAAGATAACTTTGCTTTCAGTCATTTCGACCTTATTATCACAACTTACGGAGTTGCACGCATAGATGAAGAGTTGTTATCTGGGTTTTATTTCAACTATGTCATTCTAGATGAAAGCCAAAATATTAAAAAACCCTAG
- the dapF gene encoding diaminopimelate epimerase produces the protein MLKEIKFYKYQGAGNDFILIDNRNSEFDSNNHHLIQNLCDRRFGIGGDGLMLLQNINNYDFQMLYFNADGKEGTMCGNGGRCLVAFARDLGIITNDTVFLAVDGRHEASIEDHTVNLGMIHVQEYSMDGDAFVLNTGSPHYVEFVKDLASKNVYQDGYAIRNNSTYGEKGINVNFIEEEGEGYFVRTFERGVEDETYACGTGAVASAMSVALQSGKDGDFTIPIRVIGGQLEISFHKKGHHFSNVYLSGPAIQVFEGKINIS, from the coding sequence ATGTTAAAAGAAATCAAATTTTATAAATACCAAGGAGCAGGCAACGATTTTATTCTAATCGACAACAGAAATTCTGAATTTGATAGCAATAACCATCATTTAATTCAAAATCTGTGTGACCGCCGGTTTGGAATTGGTGGTGATGGATTGATGCTCCTTCAAAATATAAATAATTATGATTTCCAAATGTTGTACTTCAATGCTGATGGAAAAGAGGGTACTATGTGCGGAAACGGAGGCCGTTGCTTAGTTGCTTTCGCAAGAGACCTCGGGATCATCACGAACGATACTGTCTTTTTGGCAGTTGACGGAAGGCATGAAGCTAGTATTGAAGACCATACCGTAAATCTTGGCATGATACACGTTCAAGAATATAGCATGGACGGAGATGCCTTTGTTTTAAATACGGGATCACCTCACTATGTAGAGTTTGTAAAAGATTTAGCAAGCAAAAATGTTTACCAAGATGGCTATGCTATTAGAAACAATTCTACCTATGGTGAAAAAGGAATCAATGTTAATTTCATCGAAGAAGAAGGTGAGGGTTATTTCGTAAGAACTTTTGAACGTGGTGTTGAAGATGAGACTTATGCCTGTGGAACTGGTGCTGTAGCATCTGCCATGAGTGTTGCCCTACAATCCGGGAAAGACGGCGACTTTACAATCCCTATCCGAGTTATTGGCGGCCAACTTGAAATTTCTTTTCATAAAAAAGGTCATCATTTTAGCAATGTTTATCTTTCCGGACCTGCAATTCAAGTATTTGAAGGAAAAATCAATATTTCATAA
- a CDS encoding Do family serine endopeptidase: protein MKKIGATLLAAIVGGAIAVGGFKLFENKQMDNMTFEERQKVYYANNPGEEILSSTGNPDFTQAAAAVTPGVVHIQVTMTSRGSRGGGSGSPFDMFEEFFGVPQQRGQARPQTASGSGVIISPDGYIVTNNHVVEEADKIEVVLTDKRKFEAKVIGRDPNFDLALIKVNANNLPIVKLGNSDNVQIGEWVLAVGYPLGLQSTVTAGIISAKGRRIGILDEPTQGRGYGNMGQQEQMISNAVESFLQTDAVINRGNSGGALVNARGELVGINSAIASPTGTYAGYGFAIPINLAKKIVDDFKEFGSVKRGYVGVTFTEINDALRAEKGIDDVNGLYVRDVLKGGAAEAAGLKPGDILTKIEGRVIYSTPDLQEYVARLRPGDKVKITYKRDGKEKDVSLTLKGEEAKAKTEDDKPSASATEIFNKLGASFVPASDARKKELGINSGVVVSQVHRGGVFEYFGVERGLVITEVNGKPVNNVDDVESALGSTRRDIVRITGVPEKGSTVQFNVPLRY, encoded by the coding sequence ATGAAAAAAATAGGAGCAACATTATTAGCAGCCATCGTGGGAGGAGCCATAGCCGTGGGAGGGTTTAAGCTCTTTGAAAACAAACAGATGGACAACATGACGTTCGAAGAGCGTCAAAAAGTATATTATGCAAACAACCCAGGGGAGGAGATACTTTCTTCTACTGGAAATCCAGATTTTACACAAGCAGCAGCAGCAGTTACTCCCGGTGTTGTGCATATCCAAGTGACCATGACTAGTCGTGGCTCTCGTGGTGGTGGCAGCGGTTCTCCTTTCGATATGTTCGAAGAGTTCTTTGGTGTACCACAACAACGTGGACAAGCGCGTCCGCAAACTGCATCTGGATCTGGTGTAATTATCTCGCCTGACGGTTATATTGTAACAAATAACCACGTGGTTGAGGAAGCAGACAAAATCGAAGTGGTTTTGACTGACAAGCGTAAGTTTGAAGCAAAGGTGATCGGTAGAGATCCTAACTTTGACTTGGCGTTAATAAAAGTGAATGCGAACAACTTGCCTATTGTTAAACTAGGAAATTCTGACAATGTTCAGATTGGAGAGTGGGTTTTGGCAGTAGGGTATCCACTAGGATTACAGTCTACCGTGACGGCAGGTATTATCAGTGCCAAAGGACGTAGGATAGGAATTCTAGATGAGCCGACTCAAGGCCGTGGTTATGGCAATATGGGTCAACAAGAACAAATGATTAGCAACGCTGTTGAGTCGTTCTTGCAAACTGATGCTGTTATTAATAGAGGTAACTCAGGTGGTGCATTGGTAAATGCAAGAGGTGAATTGGTAGGTATTAACTCTGCTATCGCATCTCCAACCGGAACTTATGCTGGTTATGGTTTTGCAATTCCAATCAACTTGGCGAAGAAAATCGTTGACGACTTCAAAGAATTCGGTAGTGTAAAACGTGGTTATGTAGGTGTAACATTTACTGAGATCAACGATGCATTGCGTGCTGAAAAAGGAATTGATGATGTAAACGGACTTTATGTACGTGATGTGTTGAAAGGTGGAGCTGCGGAAGCTGCAGGACTTAAACCAGGTGATATCTTGACTAAAATTGAAGGACGTGTGATTTATAGTACTCCTGATCTTCAAGAATATGTGGCAAGATTGCGCCCTGGCGATAAAGTGAAAATCACCTATAAACGCGATGGCAAAGAGAAAGATGTGTCATTGACTTTGAAAGGCGAAGAAGCAAAAGCAAAAACTGAAGATGATAAACCTAGTGCATCAGCTACAGAAATCTTCAATAAATTAGGAGCTAGCTTTGTGCCTGCATCTGATGCTCGCAAAAAAGAACTTGGAATCAACTCAGGTGTTGTAGTTTCTCAAGTGCACAGAGGTGGTGTTTTTGAATACTTCGGTGTAGAAAGAGGCTTGGTAATTACTGAAGTTAATGGAAAACCAGTAAATAATGTTGATGACGTTGAGTCTGCTTTAGGAAGCACTCGAAGAGACATCGTCAGAATAACTGGAGTGCCAGAAAAAGGAAGTACAGTACAATTCAATGTTCCATTGAGGTACTAA
- a CDS encoding low molecular weight protein-tyrosine-phosphatase, which translates to MKILMVCLGNICRSPLAHGIMEFMVKENGLDWEIDSAGTGDWHVGHAPDKRSVQVAKDRGIDISGQRAQLFDPAFFSSYDRILVMDRQNYNDVVSMAGSQEEKEK; encoded by the coding sequence ATGAAAATATTAATGGTGTGTTTAGGGAATATCTGTCGTTCTCCTTTGGCTCATGGTATTATGGAGTTTATGGTTAAGGAAAATGGCCTGGATTGGGAGATAGATTCGGCAGGAACTGGAGACTGGCATGTTGGTCATGCTCCGGACAAAAGATCGGTACAAGTGGCAAAAGATAGGGGTATTGATATTTCCGGTCAACGAGCACAATTGTTTGATCCAGCATTCTTTTCAAGCTATGACCGTATCTTGGTTATGGACAGACAGAATTACAATGATGTTGTGTCAATGGCGGGTTCACAGGAAGAAAAAGAAAAGTAA
- a CDS encoding peptidylprolyl isomerase, with protein sequence MRRIVLLFAFVMGLSFVYAQTPKNYYVEVKTGKGNGIIKLYNETRKHRDNFVNLVKEGYFDSLLFHRVIHNFMIQGGDPDSRYAASRQKLGNGGPDYKVPAEIQTGLIHKKGALGAARDNNPAKESSASQFYLVHGRVFSETALDSLERFRLKGKKLSPQQRETYSTIGGAPHLDGEYTVFGELIEGIGVVDSIAAVKTDDNDRPYNDERFAMKLLDRRQALDLERKLQGLPPKKGFFTKLFDSMKSRTYKLP encoded by the coding sequence ATGAGAAGAATTGTATTATTGTTCGCCTTTGTGATGGGCTTGAGTTTTGTTTATGCACAAACTCCTAAAAACTATTATGTTGAAGTAAAGACCGGTAAAGGCAACGGTATCATAAAACTTTATAATGAAACAAGAAAACACAGAGACAACTTTGTCAATCTTGTAAAAGAAGGATATTTCGATTCTTTATTGTTTCACCGTGTGATCCATAATTTCATGATTCAAGGTGGTGACCCGGATTCTAGGTATGCCGCAAGCAGACAGAAATTGGGAAATGGTGGACCAGACTATAAGGTCCCAGCAGAAATTCAAACAGGATTGATCCATAAAAAAGGTGCCTTGGGTGCTGCTCGTGACAATAACCCAGCAAAAGAATCCTCAGCATCACAATTTTATTTAGTACATGGTCGTGTGTTTAGCGAAACAGCACTAGATTCTTTGGAAAGATTCAGACTAAAAGGTAAAAAACTAAGCCCTCAGCAGAGAGAAACTTATTCCACAATTGGCGGTGCTCCACATTTAGATGGAGAATACACTGTGTTTGGAGAATTAATCGAGGGTATCGGAGTAGTTGACAGTATTGCAGCAGTAAAAACTGATGACAATGACCGACCTTATAATGATGAAAGGTTTGCTATGAAACTTTTGGATAGAAGACAAGCGTTAGATCTTGAGCGCAAATTGCAAGGTCTTCCTCCTAAAAAAGGATTCTTTACCAAGCTTTTCGATTCAATGAAATCAAGAACCTATAAACTTCCATAA
- a CDS encoding exodeoxyribonuclease III: protein MKIITYNVNGIRAALKKGWLDWFKAESPDVICIQEIKASPDQIPELVLLEEMGYEHYWYPAQKKGYSGTAIFTKITPNHIEYGCGHEDYDFEGRVIRADFDKASVMSVYFPSGTTGDVRQDFKYKFLDDFQLYSNELLKEKPNLVVCGDFNICHRAIDIHNPKSNANSSGFLPAEREWMENFINSGYIDSFRHLNPDPHHYTWWSYRAGARGRNLGWRIDYNMVSNNLKDNIISSRIIPQAVHSDHCPVELILG from the coding sequence ATGAAGATTATAACATATAATGTAAATGGTATCCGAGCAGCCTTAAAGAAAGGGTGGTTAGATTGGTTTAAAGCTGAAAGTCCTGATGTTATTTGTATACAAGAGATCAAGGCTTCACCTGACCAAATACCGGAACTAGTCTTATTAGAAGAGATGGGTTACGAGCATTATTGGTACCCAGCTCAGAAAAAAGGCTATAGTGGAACAGCCATATTTACCAAAATTACCCCAAATCATATTGAATATGGTTGTGGCCATGAGGATTATGATTTTGAAGGGAGAGTGATTAGGGCAGATTTTGATAAGGCATCAGTGATGAGTGTGTATTTTCCTTCGGGAACTACTGGAGATGTTAGACAAGATTTCAAATATAAGTTCCTGGACGATTTTCAGCTATATAGCAATGAACTATTGAAAGAAAAGCCAAATCTTGTTGTTTGCGGCGATTTCAATATTTGCCATAGAGCAATTGATATCCATAACCCGAAATCAAATGCGAATAGTTCCGGATTTCTTCCGGCAGAAAGAGAGTGGATGGAGAATTTCATTAATTCAGGATATATAGATTCTTTCAGACATTTGAATCCTGATCCGCACCATTACACGTGGTGGTCCTACAGAGCTGGAGCTCGTGGCAGAAATCTGGGATGGCGGATTGATTACAACATGGTCTCCAACAACCTTAAAGACAATATAATTTCCTCAAGAATAATTCCCCAAGCAGTGCACTCAGATCACTGTCCTGTTGAATTGATTCTAGGATAG
- the proB gene encoding glutamate 5-kinase, whose protein sequence is MKKPILVIKFGSAAITTDGEIDERIVLEIARQCAQLQPKYNIVIVSSGAVAAGKKYIPKYAGTLAQKKAAAAIGNPLLVRTYGTYFKPFKIALAQSLCERHHFANRGQFLQLKSTYETLWKNNVIPIANENDVVSNKELKFSDNDELATLIAVGFGAEQILFSTSVPGVLDENNSVIPELKVIDKNALALARSEKSTVGLGGMISKLNFARLANQMGIKAVIFSMKTEDGILKAVAGETGTVCLAQEKKVSSRNKWLASGSLITGLVQVDKGAIAALNKRKSLLAVGVNKIIQDFEVGEVFQIADEDHVIHAVAKSKIDSISLKSKSEKKNIEIAHADDIVLL, encoded by the coding sequence ATGAAAAAACCTATACTCGTCATAAAGTTTGGTTCCGCTGCTATAACAACCGATGGTGAAATTGATGAAAGAATCGTTCTGGAGATAGCTAGACAATGTGCTCAGTTGCAACCTAAGTACAACATTGTAATAGTGTCTTCTGGAGCCGTCGCAGCCGGCAAAAAATATATTCCTAAATATGCAGGAACTTTGGCTCAGAAAAAAGCTGCCGCTGCAATAGGGAATCCTCTATTAGTAAGAACATATGGTACATATTTTAAACCTTTTAAAATTGCGTTAGCCCAAAGTCTTTGTGAAAGACATCACTTTGCAAATCGGGGGCAGTTTCTACAATTGAAAAGTACTTATGAAACGCTATGGAAAAATAATGTAATTCCAATTGCCAATGAGAACGATGTGGTAAGCAATAAGGAACTCAAGTTTTCTGACAACGATGAACTCGCAACATTAATTGCAGTTGGATTTGGAGCTGAACAAATCCTCTTCAGCACTTCAGTTCCTGGAGTTTTGGATGAGAATAATTCTGTGATTCCCGAACTTAAGGTCATTGATAAAAATGCATTGGCACTAGCTAGATCTGAAAAATCAACTGTGGGATTAGGTGGTATGATTTCGAAACTGAATTTTGCCAGGTTAGCAAATCAGATGGGAATTAAGGCTGTCATTTTCTCTATGAAAACAGAAGATGGAATTCTTAAAGCTGTTGCTGGAGAAACTGGTACAGTATGTCTAGCGCAAGAGAAAAAAGTATCTTCCCGAAATAAATGGCTGGCCAGTGGAAGTCTGATTACGGGTCTTGTTCAGGTTGACAAAGGTGCTATTGCTGCTTTAAACAAACGGAAAAGCCTCTTGGCAGTAGGTGTTAATAAAATAATCCAAGACTTTGAAGTAGGAGAAGTATTTCAGATTGCTGATGAAGATCACGTAATACATGCCGTGGCTAAATCCAAGATTGATTCAATATCATTAAAGTCGAAATCCGAAAAGAAGAATATTGAAATTGCACATGCAGATGATATTGTGCTATTATAA
- a CDS encoding glutamate-5-semialdehyde dehydrogenase, which produces MDKMEKTILPQLENSRIAKRAISKLNISQKSQILNAIADALLKNLEEILIENKKDLERMDPQDAKFDRLKLTKARIEDIAESVRSVSKLEDPTGKMLNTKILPNGLLVEKKTVALGVVGVIYESRPNVTIDVAVLCIQSGNVCLLRGGSDAWYSNTYLVGLIQDVLEIFGTDPNIVQLLPADRELVTELLTAVKYVDIIIPRGSQSLIDFVRENAKVPVIETGAGVCHTYIDHTADLQQAAKIVANAKISRPSVCNALDSILVDKEVLDEFVQRLAPYFEEAEVKVLADEKSYAVWKNQNFKNLDNAEQDDFGREFLDLICSMKVVNGLDEALDHIARYSSKHSECIVSSDAGNIANFMNSVDAAAVYSNASTRFTDGGEFGLGAEIGISTQKLHARGPFALEKLVTEKWFVTGDGQIR; this is translated from the coding sequence ATGGATAAAATGGAAAAAACAATATTACCTCAATTAGAAAACAGTAGGATAGCGAAAAGAGCGATTTCCAAGCTAAATATTTCTCAAAAGTCACAAATCCTGAATGCTATTGCAGATGCGTTGCTGAAGAATTTAGAAGAAATTCTTATCGAGAATAAAAAGGACTTAGAAAGAATGGACCCTCAAGATGCAAAGTTTGACAGATTGAAATTGACGAAAGCTAGAATTGAAGATATAGCTGAGAGTGTTCGTTCGGTGTCCAAGCTAGAAGATCCTACAGGCAAAATGTTGAATACTAAGATTTTGCCAAATGGCTTGTTGGTTGAGAAAAAGACTGTCGCATTGGGGGTAGTGGGTGTTATTTATGAATCTAGACCCAATGTAACGATTGATGTTGCGGTTCTGTGCATTCAATCTGGTAATGTCTGTTTATTGAGGGGAGGTTCAGATGCCTGGTACAGCAATACCTATTTGGTAGGATTAATCCAAGACGTATTGGAAATTTTTGGTACTGATCCTAATATCGTCCAATTGTTGCCAGCAGATCGCGAGTTGGTTACAGAATTATTAACTGCCGTTAAATACGTAGATATTATCATTCCTCGAGGTTCACAAAGTCTGATTGATTTTGTTCGTGAAAATGCTAAGGTTCCGGTAATAGAAACAGGTGCAGGAGTTTGTCATACGTATATCGATCATACCGCTGACCTTCAACAGGCAGCTAAAATAGTAGCTAACGCTAAAATATCAAGGCCCTCTGTTTGTAATGCTCTAGACAGTATTCTGGTTGATAAAGAAGTATTGGATGAATTTGTTCAAAGACTTGCCCCGTATTTTGAAGAGGCTGAAGTGAAAGTATTGGCAGATGAGAAATCTTATGCTGTATGGAAAAACCAGAACTTCAAAAATCTGGACAATGCTGAACAAGATGATTTCGGACGGGAATTTTTGGATTTAATCTGCTCAATGAAAGTGGTTAATGGGCTTGACGAAGCTTTAGACCATATAGCAAGGTATTCGTCCAAGCATTCTGAATGCATTGTTTCTTCGGATGCAGGAAATATTGCGAACTTTATGAATTCAGTGGATGCTGCTGCAGTTTATTCAAACGCTTCTACTAGATTTACTGATGGAGGTGAATTTGGGTTAGGCGCAGAGATTGGGATATCCACACAAAAATTACATGCAAGGGGACCATTTGCACTAGAAAAACTAGTCACAGAAAAATGGTTCGTCACAGGCGATGGACAAATAAGATAA